A stretch of the Sphingobacterium thalpophilum genome encodes the following:
- a CDS encoding S41 family peptidase, which yields MEVRSINTFLASVMFFLFYSCNKKDISVYDISSNKRKITECLDSIYRIAQQVYLWNDQLPAIDRFNPKLFFQEQTNEIKLYENEIFQLTRYPKNTATNEIYEYNLLNPELPKYSTIVQTLPSIDRKPIMDYALSNPFGISVAMENNNIRLLYVDPNSPAGKAGLTRGMQIVSINGEKVISENSFIKQWQIALNLSFIKFEILDLNLRRREVRLNASVYEQNPVVKKLVLDKSNIKIGYLAYNSFTSEENTRKYLEPAFLTFEQSNVSELIVDLRYNQGGFQASVNFLANMIVPSSVNKKIMYSEHYNTLMQMGKADILKSRYLLDQNGKPTYDENGTPITLYDLDYTRSTNTIYFNKESGLHNLKKIYFIISDMTASASELLINIFRPYLDVQIIGVSRTGKQRVKTFGKPVGFFPIKIKQYDLYLSMYQLLNSKNEGHYFKGIPADQTVIDEIETDFGSKEDPAIMAIINNGISKKSHRSLVQKNSLNKTHTSYYLNNDRLQGNLKTVRDLKIRKK from the coding sequence ATGGAAGTTAGATCGATTAATACTTTCCTAGCTAGTGTAATGTTTTTTTTATTCTATTCTTGCAATAAAAAGGACATTTCTGTTTATGATATTTCATCAAATAAGCGTAAAATAACAGAGTGTTTAGACTCCATTTATCGTATTGCGCAACAAGTATATTTATGGAACGATCAATTGCCTGCAATTGATCGTTTTAATCCTAAGTTGTTTTTTCAAGAACAAACAAACGAAATCAAGCTTTATGAAAATGAAATTTTCCAGTTAACACGTTATCCAAAAAATACAGCAACAAATGAAATTTATGAGTACAATTTGTTAAATCCAGAATTACCCAAATACTCGACTATTGTACAAACTCTTCCTTCTATCGATAGAAAACCGATAATGGATTATGCTTTATCGAATCCTTTTGGCATTTCTGTCGCGATGGAGAATAACAATATTCGACTTCTCTATGTAGACCCCAATTCACCTGCGGGAAAAGCCGGCTTAACGAGAGGGATGCAAATTGTTTCTATTAACGGAGAGAAGGTTATTTCAGAAAACTCTTTTATCAAACAATGGCAAATTGCACTTAACCTATCTTTTATTAAATTTGAGATACTTGATCTAAATTTAAGAAGAAGAGAAGTCCGATTAAATGCATCTGTATACGAACAAAATCCGGTAGTCAAAAAGTTGGTATTAGACAAAAGTAACATTAAAATCGGCTATTTAGCCTACAACAGTTTTACTTCCGAGGAAAATACGAGAAAATATCTAGAACCCGCATTTTTGACATTCGAACAATCCAATGTCTCAGAATTGATTGTCGATCTGAGATATAACCAAGGTGGATTTCAAGCCAGTGTCAATTTTCTTGCAAACATGATAGTACCATCTTCAGTGAACAAGAAAATTATGTATTCGGAACACTATAACACGCTCATGCAAATGGGGAAAGCCGACATCTTAAAGTCCCGATACTTATTAGATCAAAATGGGAAACCTACATATGATGAAAACGGAACACCAATCACCCTCTATGATTTGGATTATACAAGAAGTACAAATACTATTTACTTCAATAAAGAATCAGGTTTGCACAATCTAAAAAAAATATACTTTATCATTAGTGATATGACTGCGTCAGCAAGCGAGTTATTAATTAATATTTTCAGACCATATCTTGATGTACAAATTATCGGTGTATCTAGAACGGGAAAGCAAAGAGTAAAAACTTTTGGTAAACCCGTCGGTTTTTTCCCAATAAAAATAAAACAATATGACCTTTATCTGAGTATGTATCAACTCTTAAATTCGAAAAATGAAGGTCATTATTTTAAAGGTATACCCGCCGATCAAACTGTTATTGACGAAATTGAAACTGATTTCGGTTCGAAAGAAGACCCTGCCATTATGGCAATTATCAATAACGGAATTTCAAAGAAAAGCCACAGATCTCTAGTGCAAAAAAATAGTTTAAATAAAACACATACATCTTATTATTTAAATAACGATCGTTTACAGGGCAACTTGAAAACAGTTAGGGATTTAAAAATAAGAAAGAAATAG
- a CDS encoding thiol-activated cytolysin family protein: MNPQLKGYRTSYVPKARLYYFCLLLVVWGCSKGHFDVDKKAFDDSLKSLKDPKLDLFTVNTNSFPRQFSNQGFAKKSSTDTTLRLGGKRAWVESAGNEVDTKGAQIFLYQKYKAQMFTIVEPEMSKIIYPGSIIDGRSVDGPIFEPKILLGISDHIRPVTISTSMPVSPGKVAYTNLPRPTAERALFNAALSDLEKLYPDDIGAAKLDVDRDTFRVYEELKTLYGFNKKIDAFLVDTKTIKQGENHMIASKSAMKIRFAQENFTIDVEDYNGYDKLFDPRGLDIPKITGGVTPLFVKSVTYGRMGIMVIESSYSSEKLYKAVYKQIDILKGLVGLGKDMTDEEKQIINEASIRVKYTGIGTDSSPAEKIQGLAGFIQTLTANSTYSKENPGVPIAFQLALLKEGNELFAAPFQINYGPFDKPYVRIEYRNFKQEDKKPGTYQGNSPSSVNLSRYIARRATAYLACYRDPAATLRLEVPNFLEFKYDFVISTKSKGNFFTRLYGNGEYSQSKSFFLKNYGFEAPIDDILSEKHYYQEVASSYPTSFEVLLQNRVFKLKPNADYYYVLPESFNDYEQFERLEFNDE; the protein is encoded by the coding sequence ATGAACCCACAATTAAAAGGATATAGAACAAGTTACGTCCCAAAAGCCAGATTATATTACTTCTGCCTGCTTTTAGTCGTTTGGGGATGTTCAAAAGGTCATTTCGATGTTGATAAAAAGGCATTTGACGACAGCTTGAAATCGCTCAAAGATCCCAAATTAGACCTATTCACTGTAAACACGAATTCCTTCCCTAGACAATTTAGCAATCAAGGGTTCGCGAAAAAAAGCAGTACTGATACAACATTGAGGCTTGGAGGAAAACGGGCATGGGTAGAGTCCGCGGGCAATGAAGTTGATACTAAAGGTGCACAAATTTTTCTGTACCAAAAGTACAAGGCTCAGATGTTTACCATTGTGGAACCGGAGATGAGTAAAATTATCTATCCGGGCTCTATTATAGACGGTAGAAGTGTAGATGGTCCCATTTTCGAACCCAAAATATTACTTGGAATTTCTGATCATATTCGCCCTGTCACAATATCTACATCAATGCCTGTCTCTCCAGGAAAAGTTGCCTATACAAATTTACCAAGGCCAACTGCAGAAAGAGCGCTATTTAACGCTGCGTTGAGTGATTTAGAAAAGTTGTACCCTGATGATATCGGAGCCGCTAAATTGGACGTGGATAGGGACACTTTTCGCGTCTATGAAGAATTAAAGACATTATACGGTTTCAATAAAAAAATAGATGCATTTCTAGTTGACACAAAGACGATCAAACAAGGGGAGAATCATATGATAGCCTCAAAATCGGCTATGAAGATCCGGTTTGCCCAGGAGAATTTTACTATAGATGTCGAGGATTACAATGGTTATGATAAACTATTCGATCCAAGAGGGCTAGACATACCGAAAATTACAGGAGGTGTAACACCCCTATTTGTCAAGAGCGTAACGTATGGCAGGATGGGGATCATGGTTATAGAGTCTAGTTACAGCAGCGAAAAACTATACAAGGCCGTCTATAAACAGATCGACATCTTGAAAGGGCTCGTCGGACTAGGCAAAGATATGACCGATGAAGAAAAGCAAATAATCAATGAAGCTTCCATCAGAGTCAAATATACAGGCATTGGAACGGACTCATCTCCAGCGGAAAAAATCCAAGGGCTGGCAGGATTTATTCAGACTTTAACAGCAAATAGCACCTATTCAAAGGAGAATCCAGGAGTGCCAATTGCATTTCAATTAGCTTTGTTAAAAGAAGGCAATGAACTTTTCGCAGCACCATTTCAAATTAATTACGGACCATTTGACAAGCCCTATGTAAGGATTGAGTACCGAAACTTCAAACAAGAAGATAAAAAACCTGGAACATATCAGGGAAATTCCCCTTCTAGTGTAAATCTGAGCCGTTATATCGCACGGAGAGCGACTGCATACCTTGCCTGCTATAGGGATCCTGCGGCAACACTCAGACTAGAAGTACCAAATTTTTTAGAATTTAAATATGATTTCGTTATCTCTACTAAGTCTAAAGGAAATTTCTTTACAAGATTGTATGGAAATGGGGAATATAGTCAGTCGAAGAGCTTTTTTTTAAAAAATTATGGTTTCGAGGCCCCAATCGATGACATACTATCTGAAAAACATTATTACCAAGAAGTTGCCTCATCCTACCCTACCTCATTTGAGGTACTGCTTCAAAACAGAGTATTTAAACTAAAGCCGAATGCCGATTATTATTATGTTCTACCGGAATCATTTAATGATTATGAACAATTTGAAAGACTAGAGTTTAATGATGAATAG
- a CDS encoding thiol-activated cytolysin family protein, whose protein sequence is MRRKLYILSVLFLLVLSGCKKDKPYQEKTDLQKSEKKLLSSYFKDLKIQPVTPVIIESKKFGAESSFGPSKKAVLTHLRDTTTPSGVGTVSYYESDEMIITPSNASYIYPGAILKASSIATDKFETLFGYDRAPISVQLSFPSSKSFGTIPTASLADSRMFLRDALMAPDFSGKTIVDFTQYFAGFNRYEEVKLAFGYNVNEKKLFSSTNTSFNESSNSTRYYSKYVASYTVKNFTFDMSDPVEGELIDIKSIPPDVFSGFSPVYINSVTYGRFGILVLESNKASSDMQTVFEKVVKKILKKTTESYTEEEKSLFAGSRITIYLLGSKIGSNTVQLLLDPDPENLSDFISENVGTFTASDPGVPISYTAKYLKDNSKFKTIFNIQRY, encoded by the coding sequence ATGAGAAGAAAACTGTACATTTTATCAGTCTTATTCCTTTTGGTATTAAGCGGGTGTAAAAAGGACAAGCCTTATCAAGAGAAAACCGATCTTCAAAAGAGTGAAAAAAAATTACTATCAAGTTATTTTAAAGATTTAAAAATCCAACCTGTTACACCCGTTATTATTGAAAGCAAAAAGTTTGGGGCAGAATCTTCATTTGGCCCTAGCAAAAAAGCTGTTTTGACACATCTGCGGGATACTACAACTCCATCGGGAGTTGGAACCGTTTCATATTATGAGTCTGACGAAATGATAATAACCCCATCAAATGCGAGTTACATCTATCCGGGGGCCATTTTAAAAGCATCCTCGATAGCAACTGATAAATTTGAAACTCTTTTTGGCTATGATAGAGCGCCAATCAGTGTGCAGCTTTCATTCCCATCAAGCAAATCGTTTGGAACAATACCAACTGCTAGTTTGGCAGACAGCAGGATGTTTTTAAGAGACGCTTTGATGGCTCCTGACTTTTCGGGAAAGACCATTGTTGATTTTACACAATACTTTGCGGGATTTAATAGATATGAAGAAGTAAAACTTGCCTTTGGTTATAATGTAAATGAGAAAAAATTATTTTCCTCGACAAACACTTCATTTAACGAAAGCTCCAATTCCACCCGATACTATTCTAAATATGTTGCCAGCTATACTGTCAAAAATTTCACCTTTGACATGTCTGATCCAGTAGAAGGAGAACTTATCGACATTAAATCCATTCCGCCTGATGTATTTAGTGGCTTTTCACCAGTCTATATCAATTCAGTCACTTATGGACGCTTTGGTATACTAGTGCTAGAATCCAATAAGGCAAGTAGCGATATGCAAACTGTTTTCGAAAAAGTTGTTAAAAAGATTTTAAAAAAAACCACCGAATCATACACTGAAGAAGAAAAATCACTATTTGCAGGTAGCAGAATAACCATTTATTTATTAGGGAGTAAAATAGGAAGCAATACAGTCCAGTTGTTGCTCGATCCTGATCCGGAGAACCTCTCAGATTTTATCTCGGAGAATGTAGGAACCTTTACCGCCAGCGATCCCGGCGTGCCGATCTCCTATACTGCCAAGTATCTAAAAGATAATTCTAAGTTCAAAACTATTTTCAACATTCAGCGTTATTAG